CATCATGGTAAAAATGAAGATAATCCCTCTTCATTGGAACAGGTTGCAAAAATATTAAATATTGAATTGTCTAAAGAACAAAAATTAATAGCTGCAAATGACAGTAGATATATAAATGGTATGCAAAACCTTTGTGCTACAAAAGAACAAATAGATGAAATTAGGAAAAGAGATAAAGAAGCTCAAAATATAACTTTTGAAGATGAAAAGTTAGCTAAAGAGTCTTTTGAAACAGCTTGTAATAATAATTCGAATTTAATTTGTTCAAAAACTTCAAAATTTACAGTAGTAAGTGATTTAGCTTATTATAAATTTGATAATTATGTTATTTACAATAATGAAAAAATTTTATTTTACGGATATAAAAAATCTAATATTTTAGAGTTCTTGCTATCTCAAAATATAGATGAATCAAATTACTATTATGGTGGAGGAGATTTTGGTTTTGTAGGAATTAAAGATAGGATTTTAAGTGAAGATAAAATCAATAATTTATTAGAAGAATTTAAAAAATTTGATAAAAAAGAAGAGCTTTATAGTTATCATACTTTTATGTTTCCCTTTACATTTAAAGACCATTTTAAAAAAACGAAAAATTGGGAATATAAACCTTTTGAAATTTTAGAACAAAAAGATTTTAATGAATATGTGTATTTTTATAAACATATTCAAGATGCAATTTATAATAAAAATAATAAGAATAGTGAAAAATGGATTTCAAAATATTATAAATATAAATTTCAAAAAGGTAAATATTCAATAAATTGTAAAAAAGGAGTTTTTGAACTTGAACTTGATGGTTTAAGTTTAAGAATTTTTAATACAGATGTTGGAATTTTATCTTTTAATCTTAAAAATACTAAATATTCTGATAAAAATTCTATATTAGCAATAAATGATTTTGGAAGAAGAATATATCCTCAATTTTTAGGAGAAAAATTTACTGGTAATACTAAAAATGCCATATTATCAAATTGTATAACATTAGAATTAGATGATAAAATCATAAATGAAGATTTTACTAAATTTAATACTATAGATAGTTTTAAAGAACTAAAAAAATTGAATTTGCTACCATCTTTTATATTAGAATTGATTGAAGATAATTTTTCAAAAGATGAAGAAAATCTTACAACAATTCGTCCAATTATTGATGATAGGATGTTTATAATTTCTTTATATATGAATGATGCATTAATAACAAAACTTCAAAACTATAAAGAGTGTTCAAATCAATATGAATATGAAACAAATGATTCCTGGTACAAATATATTTTTATAGATGGTGATGAAAAAACTTGCCAAAGTAAACACATGACAAAAAAACTAATCTCTGAATCAACTTATGATAGATGGATTGAATGGGGTACACTTTTTGGAATTAGTAGATATTCATTTGTTTCAATTACAGGAAGTTGGTTTGGTAAAAATAGACTTTTGCCTCATATTCAAACAATGTATTTTCAGATATTTACTTTACTTTTAGCATATAGAGCAACTATTATTAAGTTTTCAGATGATATTCAAAATGTTACAAATGAAACAACTCAAAACTTAGAAAAACTATCAAAAGATACAGAAGAAATTTATGAAAAATATTTGAGTTTTTTAAATAAGTTATATTTTAAGGAAATAACTGCACAAGACCAAGGAATAGAGCTTTATAATCAAGCAATGAAAGTTATGGATATTGAAAAATATATGAGTGATTTAGACCATGAAATAACACAATTACACACTTATGTCGATATGAGAAAAGAAAAAGAGAGAAATGACAAACTAGAATTTATAAGTAAAATAGGAGCTATTTTACTTCCTCCATCACTTTTAGCAGGGCTATTTGGGATGAATGTTTTAATTTTAGATGAAACTTTTTGGAATCAATCAGTATCACTTTTACTTATTGTTTTAAGTGGAATAATAGGATTCCTATTTACATTTAAAAAAATGAAAATGCTAAAAATCATAATACCCACTATATTAATGTTTATAATTTTACTAACTATATTTGGAATATATTCAGATAAAAAAGACTTAGAAAAACCACAAGAAATAGAAATAAAAAATCAACCAATAGAAGTAATTTTATCTAAAGAAAAAGGAGAAAAATGAGTAATTTTAAAGTTAAGTTTACACTCAAACAACACACCCCAATCATTCACTTTCAAAGTGATCAAATGGGTGCAACATTAAGAGCAACGGAGTTAAAACCTAAATTTGATAGGTTTTTATTGGAAAATGTAAAAGATTTACCTTTTAGAAAAAACGCAAATGGAGAAAAATCACTTGATTACAAAATAAAAATTATTGCACATGATAATATTATTGAAACTATTGAAAAAATAAATCCAAAAAATGATAAAGAAATACCTGACCCTTTATTTTTTGGGAATATGGGAGATAATATTGTTAGAAAAAAATTTGCACAAGCAAAAGAATTAGAAATTGAATTTTTCAGTTTTTCTTCTGAAATAAAAAAAGCAATAGAAGAAAAATTTGAAGCATTTCTTGCAAATACAAATTTTGGAACAAGACAAAATAAAGGATATGGATGTTTTTATTTAGATAACCCATTTGATAAAACTTTAATTCCTTATGAAGTTTATAGTTTCAATAGTAACAACTGGAAACAAGATATAAAACTCTTATATTCATTTTTAAGACAAGGAATAAATTATCCAAAAGGTAGAGATTTACCATCAAGATTTTATTCTAAACCAGCAATTTTCACATATGCACTTACAAAAAATTGGATATGGGATAAAAAAGCAATAAAACAACACTTTTTCCCAAATGATTTAAAAGATCAACAAAAAAAATATGATCTAAATTCTCCTGTAAATGCAAATGGTCAAAATACTTTTTTACTTCGTGACTTATTTGGTCTTTCAAGTGAACAATCGTGGATGAATTATCGAGCAAGTATTAAAAAAGAGCATGAAAAAGAGCAAAAACAAGAAGAGATTGAAAGATTCAAATCACCTTTAACTTTTAAAATTATCAATAATACAGTTTACTTTTGGGCAGATAAAAGTGTGGAAAAAATTCTTGATAAAACTTTTAAAATAAGTGCAAGAGGAACTCCACTAAATCTAAAAACACCAAAAATTTTTTGTTTTGATGAATTCTTTGAATATGTTAAATCAATTGATTTATCAAAACATATTGATAGCAAATTTCACAAAGAACCAGAATTTAACTCACTTAAACGAATTTTAGACAGTATAAAGGCTTCAAAATGAAATATATCGCGCTTACAATTGGACCAATTTATAAAACCTTAAAAAATAGCAAAAAAACCAGAGAACTCTGGGGTGGTAGTTATATTTTTAGTTATATTATGAAAAAAATAATTGAAAAATTTAAAGATAGAGAATTTGTTACACCATATGTTGATGAGAATGTATTTAAAAGTGGTAAAGAAGTTGGTTTATTTCATGATAGATTTATTTTTAGAGCAAATACAAATGATACTAAGCAGAGTGTGCAAAAGATTATTGATAAAGTTTTACAAGAACTTTCAAATAATACATCACTTAGTTTTGAATTTTTAAAAGCTTATTTTCAAATCAATCATTTGGAAATAGAATTAAATGATGATACAAATCCTATTTTAGAAATTAGCCCATATCTTGATAGTTTAGAACAATTTTATAGAATTAACCACTACAAAGAAAATGAACTTTCAAAAATGCTAAAAAACAATAATAGTTTTCTTATAAAAGATGCTTTTGATGTAAAAAGAAAAGATTTTCCTTCTCTACCTGAAATTGCATTACAAGATTTTAGTGATTTATGGGAAAAAGATGATGCTAAAGCCTTTGAAGACAAAAGACTAAAACCTTACCACAAATATATTGCTATAATTCATGCAGATGGTGATAATATGAGTGAAATTATCAAAGATACTTCAAAATTGCAAGACACTTCAAAAAAACTCTTTGATTTTTGTATAAAATCTCATGAACTAATTAAAACATTTGGTGGGTACACAATATTTGCAGGAGGAGATGATTTACTATTTTTCGCTCCTATTGTGAGTAAAAATAAAACTATTTTTGAACTTCTTGATGAAATATCAAATGAATTTGATGATAAGTTTAAACCAAAAGCAACTCTTTCATTCGGTGTGAGTATCACTTATTACAAATATCCCCTTTATGAAGCCTTAGAAAATAGTAGAAATTTATTATTTTCAAAAGCTAAACAATTACCTAAAAACAATATTGCTTATGAAATAATCAAACATAGTGGACAAACATTTGGTGGAATTTTATACAAAGGTTCAAATAGCTATAAAAAATTTTTATCATTTGTAAGTATTGAAAAATCATTGAATGATAATTTTTTACATTCATTACATCATAAAATAAATTTACATAAAAAAACTCTCGAAACAATCATAACAGATAATAATAAACTTGAAAATTTCTTCAAAAACTATTTCAATGAGGCTGAACACAATGAATACAAAGATTTTTTTGTAAAACTAATTGATTATATGATGAGTGAACAAAATATAGATAATATCTATGCAACACTTAGATTTATCAAATTCATAAAAGGGGATAAAGAGTGAAATATAAAATAACACTAAAACCATTACAACCATTTTTATTTGGTGGAGATAACACCTATGGAAAAATTGGGGATAAGGAAAATGGTACATATATAACTAAATCAAGGTTATTCCCTCAACAATCAGCTATTTTAGGAATGCTTAAAAAAGAAATTATGACTCAACAAGGTTTATTAACAAAAAAAATCAAAGGAGAATGGGTTGATAAAAATAAAACAACAACAGCCCATGAATTTGTTGGATTAGAAAAATTTAATATTTTCCAAAATACTCCTCAAAATTTTGGAAAAATAAAAAAAATTAGTCCAATTTTTATTGAACAAAATAATCAAATTATCATAAAAAAAGCAAATATAAAGAGTTTTCCAATAGAAAAAAATGATAATAATTTTTTTCTTAAAAATTTTACATCGAAATTTGATATTTTTGATAATTTTGAAACATTAGATGGAAATAAAAATTATAAAACAACTGACATTTTCAAAGAGATAAATCAAACCCTTAATCAAAAAAATGCTAGTGAAAATTCACTATATAAAAAAACCTCTTACATGCTTGAAAAAGGTTTTAGTTTTGTATTCTTTTTAGAATGTGATTGTGAAATAAAAGGGTCTATTATAACACTTGGAGCAGATAAAAGTAGTTTTATCATGGAAGTAGAATCATCAACACAAAATTTAGATATTAAAACTTCTCATTTAATTCTTTTAAGCGATAGTTATATTTCACTACCTTTAGAAGAGCATTGTGATTTTGCAATAACTTCAGAAATAAGTTATCAAAATTTAACAAATATAAAAGGTATTCAAAAAAATAAAAAAACAAATAAAAATAGTTTTTCAAAAAGTAAAAAAGTTTATCTTTATGAAAAAGGTTCGGTAATAATTGGTGCAAAACAATCATTAATTGACAATATAAACAATCCAAATTTACAACAAATTGGCTACAACACATATACATTAGGAGAAAATAAATAATGCAAACTAATCTTTATAAAATCACAACACTAACAAATTTACATGTAGGAAGTGGCGATGCAAATTTTGACATCATTGATAATCAAGTTCAAAGAGACTCTATTACAAAATTACCTAATATTAACTCTTCAAGTTTAAAAGGTGCTTTTAGAGAACATTTCACTCAATTTGATGCAAATGGAATGATTAATTATATATTTGGTCCAGAATCAACATGTGATGATAATCATCAAACTGGTGCATATAGTTTTTTTGAAGCAAAATTACTTACAAGACCTGTAAGAAGTAATGTTAAATATTTCTTTAATGCTACAAGTCCATCAATAATAAGTGAATTTTTACAAAATTGTACACTGTTTAAAATTGAACTTGATAGTGAACTAAAAAATACTCTTCAAAAATTAAGTGAATTAAAACCAAATAAACCACTTATTTTTGAAGATATAAAAGATGTTATTTTAGAAGATTTAGAAGCACAATTCCAACAATTTGATATTTCAAAACTTAAAAACTTTTTAGGTAAAGATTTGGCACTTTTTAGTGATGAAGATTTAAAAAATTTAGCTCTTCCTGTATTAGCCAGAAATAAACTAGACAATGGAGAAAGTAAGAATTTATGGTATGAAGAAATTGTTCCAAAAGAAACACAATTTTACTTTTTTATTATAAAACCTGATAACTTAGATGCACAAGACAAAATTCAAAAAATAGATGGTTTTGAAAGAAGATTTGACAATGAAGAAATTATTCAAATTGGTGCAAATAAATCTATTGGTTATGGTTTTTGTAAAGTAACACAAATAAAAAATGGAGATGTAAAATGAGTAAAAAAAGAATAGAAAGTTATATCCCAAAAGCAATAGAACTTCTAACAAAAGAATTTCCAGAAGGGAAAATTGCATCTTCATACAATGGTTATATTTCAAGTTTTGGAGCAAGTATTATACAAAGTGGTCTCAAACCAACACTTGCAGTTTTTGAAAATACAAATGCTTCAACAAAAGAAGATAAAAGTTATTTAACTAAACTTATTTTAAAACTTCTACCAAATACTCAAGGAAATTCTCTTTTAAAATTTGTTTTAGCCAATAAACAAAAAGAAGAATCATTAAAAGAAGAGATTTTGGATATTGCCGTAGCTTTAAAGTTAAGTATTCGTACTTTTAAACTTGTTTAGGAGATTGTTATGAGTTTCGCAAATGCTTTTGCAAATATGAACAAATCAAAAAAAGAGATATTTGATAATAATAAATCAAGTCAACAACCAACTCCATCAGTAAAAAAAGAAAAAGAGCAAAAAGAGTTTAAACCAAAAGCAAATATTGGATGGTTATTTTATAAAGATTATTTTAAAGATTTGAATTATTCTAAACTAGATGATTCTAAAAATGAAGATATAATCAATAAAAAAGTAAATAATATCATAAATCAAAAATTCACAATGCAAAAATCTAAAGATTTAGGTAATACTAAATTTGAACTCTCAATTATTTACCCTGGATTATTAATTGGAAGTGGAAATACTCATGAACTTCCAGATATTAAAGGTCAAGCTATTTTAGGATTTCATTTTGATTATACAAGTGGTCTTCCAGAAATTACAGGAAGTAGTATAAAAGGTATTTTAAGAAGTGCATTTAATAATGAAAAATATATCAAAGAAATTTTAGATAAAGATGATACTTTAAATATAAAAAAGTTAGAAAGTGAAATATTTGATAATAATGATATATTTTTTGATGCAATTATTATAAAATCAGGGAAAAACAACAAAATTTTAGAAGATGATTTTATAACTCCACATAAGGAAGCTACTAAAAATCCTATTCCTTTAAGATTTATAAAAGTTCTTCCAGAAGTTACTTTTGAATTCCAATTTTTACTACAAGATGGAATAATCAAAAAAGAACAAAAGTTAAACCTCTTCAAACAAATAATCCTAGACTTTGGGCTAGGTGCAAAAACAAATGTAGGATATGGAAAATTCCAAGAATAAAGGATAACATAGATGTTTACATCAACTTTATCACATATTTTTACACTTCAAAACTTCCGATTTGCATTTGATGAAATATCATCAAATGCAACGGGTATAGATAATATGAGTTATCAAGAATTTAAAGAAGATTTTTCAAATCAAATAAAAGATTTAATAAACTCTATACTTTCAGGTATTTATTCACCCGAACCTTTAAAAAAGATTGAAATTCAAAAAGAAGATAGTTTTGAAACAAGACCAATTGCATTAAGTTCCATAAAAGATAAATTGGTTCAAAGAGTTTTGTACAAAGCTTTAAATGATTATTTCGATGAACAATTTTCAAATAAATCATATGCATATAGAAAAAACAAATCAACAATTACAGCAATAAATAGAGTTAGTCAGTTTATTCAAGAAGGAAATATTTATATTCTAAAAACAGATATTGATAACTTTTTTGAAACAATAAATCATGAAAAATTATTGATGATTTTAGATAAACAAATATCAGATAGAAGTATTACTAGACTAATTTCTCTATTTTTACAAACTGGAGGATTTAAAAACTTAGATTACCATGAGCATGAAGATGGTGTTCATCAAGGGGATATTTTATCACCACTTCTTTCAAATATCTATCTTGATTTAATGGACCAATGGCTAGAAAAAAATGAAATTTTGTTTGTAAGATATGCTGATGATTTTGTAATTTTAAATAAAAATGAAACTCAACTAAAAACTATACAAGAAAATTTAGAAATATTCTTATCTACATTAGATTTAAAACTAGGAAATGATAAAACCTACTTTAGCACTATTCAAGATGGTTTTGAGTTTTTAGGTATTCATTTTAAAGGAAAACAAAAAATAGTTGATAATGAAAGATTCCAAAAAACTCTTTCAAAACTTCATAAATTGAGTAAATCAAAATCATCATTGGTAAAATACACAAAAGATTTAAACGCTTATTTATTTGCAATAAAAAACTATTATCTAAAAATCATTGAAAAAAACTCTACACAATACTCTCTTTTAGAACAACATCTAATAGATTCAATTTCATATAAAGTCTATATTTGTAAACAAAACAAAGAGATAAAAACAAAAAAAGAGTTTAAAATAATTTTATCTCAAATTAAATTAGATACTATTTTTGATATTGAAATTATCCAAGATAAAATTGAATTAATAATTGCAAAAGCCTATGAACAATATCTTTCAAATAAATCATATAAAGATAGTAAAACAAAAATAGATAAGAAAAAAAATGAATATGCAAAAAAATTTGCAAACGATTCTACTTTACATATAAACAGTTTTGGTTTAAATTTAGGTATTAGTAAAAATAAATTTGTAGTAAAAGAGTATGGAAAAGTAAAAATGACTTTTCCATTTGAGAAAATTTCAAGAATCATATTAGAAGGGGAAGGAATTTCACTTTCAACAGATGTTATTAAAAAATCCGTTGAAAACAATATCACAATAGATTTCTTAAATAAAAATGCCATTTCCTATGCTTCTTTGATAACATACAAAGCTGCAACAACACAAAATATTCAAAAACAATCTATGATTTTAAACTCTAAAATACATTTGCACCTTGCAAAAGCATTTATTCAAGGCAAAGCAAAAAATCAAATCAATTATATAAAATATCTAAACAAATATCATAAACTATTAGAATCAAATATTTTAAATATGGAAAAACTCCATAAAAATATCAAAAAAGCTTCTACAATAGATGAAATTATGGGATATGAAGGCTCAATTTCTGTTGTATATTGGAATAGTATAAAACTAATTCTTGAAGTTCCATTTGAAGCAAGAGTTACTTTTGGAGCAAAAGATATTGTAAATAGTTCATTAAATTATGCCTATGCAATATTATATGGAAAAGTACAACATTGTTTAGTTCATGCAGGACTTAGTCTAAATATCTCATTTTTACATGCAATAGATGAACAAAAACCAACTTTAGTTTATGATATGATAGAAGAGTTTAGGACATTTATAGTTGATAGAACTATATTTTCAATGTTAAACAAAAATGAGCCTATCAAACTAGACAAAGATGGTTTATTAACAAAAAATTCAAAACAACTAATATCTAAAAACATCAAAGAAAAATTAGGAAGTTACACAATGTGGAAAAAAGAATCAATAAAAATTGAAAATATTATCCAAACTCAGTGTCACAAACTAGCAAAATCTATTGATGAAAACAAAGCAAATTATAAACCTTTTATAGGAAAATATTGATGAACT
The genomic region above belongs to Arcobacter ellisii and contains:
- a CDS encoding CorA family divalent cation transporter → MNKRVFLLGGKDLEMLEIKKILSEKNETYENKDLSWGAKLSDYRNELEKYNTDDITIYGIELEEDIKAPKNYIEIDHHGKNEDNPSSLEQVAKILNIELSKEQKLIAANDSRYINGMQNLCATKEQIDEIRKRDKEAQNITFEDEKLAKESFETACNNNSNLICSKTSKFTVVSDLAYYKFDNYVIYNNEKILFYGYKKSNILEFLLSQNIDESNYYYGGGDFGFVGIKDRILSEDKINNLLEEFKKFDKKEELYSYHTFMFPFTFKDHFKKTKNWEYKPFEILEQKDFNEYVYFYKHIQDAIYNKNNKNSEKWISKYYKYKFQKGKYSINCKKGVFELELDGLSLRIFNTDVGILSFNLKNTKYSDKNSILAINDFGRRIYPQFLGEKFTGNTKNAILSNCITLELDDKIINEDFTKFNTIDSFKELKKLNLLPSFILELIEDNFSKDEENLTTIRPIIDDRMFIISLYMNDALITKLQNYKECSNQYEYETNDSWYKYIFIDGDEKTCQSKHMTKKLISESTYDRWIEWGTLFGISRYSFVSITGSWFGKNRLLPHIQTMYFQIFTLLLAYRATIIKFSDDIQNVTNETTQNLEKLSKDTEEIYEKYLSFLNKLYFKEITAQDQGIELYNQAMKVMDIEKYMSDLDHEITQLHTYVDMRKEKERNDKLEFISKIGAILLPPSLLAGLFGMNVLILDETFWNQSVSLLLIVLSGIIGFLFTFKKMKMLKIIIPTILMFIILLTIFGIYSDKKDLEKPQEIEIKNQPIEVILSKEKGEK
- the cas10 gene encoding type III-B CRISPR-associated protein Cas10/Cmr2, with amino-acid sequence MKYIALTIGPIYKTLKNSKKTRELWGGSYIFSYIMKKIIEKFKDREFVTPYVDENVFKSGKEVGLFHDRFIFRANTNDTKQSVQKIIDKVLQELSNNTSLSFEFLKAYFQINHLEIELNDDTNPILEISPYLDSLEQFYRINHYKENELSKMLKNNNSFLIKDAFDVKRKDFPSLPEIALQDFSDLWEKDDAKAFEDKRLKPYHKYIAIIHADGDNMSEIIKDTSKLQDTSKKLFDFCIKSHELIKTFGGYTIFAGGDDLLFFAPIVSKNKTIFELLDEISNEFDDKFKPKATLSFGVSITYYKYPLYEALENSRNLLFSKAKQLPKNNIAYEIIKHSGQTFGGILYKGSNSYKKFLSFVSIEKSLNDNFLHSLHHKINLHKKTLETIITDNNKLENFFKNYFNEAEHNEYKDFFVKLIDYMMSEQNIDNIYATLRFIKFIKGDKE
- the cmr4 gene encoding type III-B CRISPR module RAMP protein Cmr4 — its product is MQTNLYKITTLTNLHVGSGDANFDIIDNQVQRDSITKLPNINSSSLKGAFREHFTQFDANGMINYIFGPESTCDDNHQTGAYSFFEAKLLTRPVRSNVKYFFNATSPSIISEFLQNCTLFKIELDSELKNTLQKLSELKPNKPLIFEDIKDVILEDLEAQFQQFDISKLKNFLGKDLALFSDEDLKNLALPVLARNKLDNGESKNLWYEEIVPKETQFYFFIIKPDNLDAQDKIQKIDGFERRFDNEEIIQIGANKSIGYGFCKVTQIKNGDVK
- a CDS encoding type III-B CRISPR module-associated protein Cmr5, whose product is MSKKRIESYIPKAIELLTKEFPEGKIASSYNGYISSFGASIIQSGLKPTLAVFENTNASTKEDKSYLTKLILKLLPNTQGNSLLKFVLANKQKEESLKEEILDIAVALKLSIRTFKLV
- the cmr6 gene encoding type III-B CRISPR module RAMP protein Cmr6 yields the protein MSFANAFANMNKSKKEIFDNNKSSQQPTPSVKKEKEQKEFKPKANIGWLFYKDYFKDLNYSKLDDSKNEDIINKKVNNIINQKFTMQKSKDLGNTKFELSIIYPGLLIGSGNTHELPDIKGQAILGFHFDYTSGLPEITGSSIKGILRSAFNNEKYIKEILDKDDTLNIKKLESEIFDNNDIFFDAIIIKSGKNNKILEDDFITPHKEATKNPIPLRFIKVLPEVTFEFQFLLQDGIIKKEQKLNLFKQIILDFGLGAKTNVGYGKFQE
- the cas1 gene encoding CRISPR-associated endonuclease Cas1, with translation MFTSTLSHIFTLQNFRFAFDEISSNATGIDNMSYQEFKEDFSNQIKDLINSILSGIYSPEPLKKIEIQKEDSFETRPIALSSIKDKLVQRVLYKALNDYFDEQFSNKSYAYRKNKSTITAINRVSQFIQEGNIYILKTDIDNFFETINHEKLLMILDKQISDRSITRLISLFLQTGGFKNLDYHEHEDGVHQGDILSPLLSNIYLDLMDQWLEKNEILFVRYADDFVILNKNETQLKTIQENLEIFLSTLDLKLGNDKTYFSTIQDGFEFLGIHFKGKQKIVDNERFQKTLSKLHKLSKSKSSLVKYTKDLNAYLFAIKNYYLKIIEKNSTQYSLLEQHLIDSISYKVYICKQNKEIKTKKEFKIILSQIKLDTIFDIEIIQDKIELIIAKAYEQYLSNKSYKDSKTKIDKKKNEYAKKFANDSTLHINSFGLNLGISKNKFVVKEYGKVKMTFPFEKISRIILEGEGISLSTDVIKKSVENNITIDFLNKNAISYASLITYKAATTQNIQKQSMILNSKIHLHLAKAFIQGKAKNQINYIKYLNKYHKLLESNILNMEKLHKNIKKASTIDEIMGYEGSISVVYWNSIKLILEVPFEARVTFGAKDIVNSSLNYAYAILYGKVQHCLVHAGLSLNISFLHAIDEQKPTLVYDMIEEFRTFIVDRTIFSMLNKNEPIKLDKDGLLTKNSKQLISKNIKEKLGSYTMWKKESIKIENIIQTQCHKLAKSIDENKANYKPFIGKY